Genomic DNA from Oncorhynchus clarkii lewisi isolate Uvic-CL-2024 chromosome 28, UVic_Ocla_1.0, whole genome shotgun sequence:
CACTGACCTTGGTACTTTGAGAAATGACCAGAGAGAGGTATATCAAAATTTAGAATTTCTTTCAATGCATATTTTCTTTGATTCAGAATATTTGCAATGGAATTCCTACAGGAGGTCCCAATAAAGTCCAGCATTTCTTGCATGGGGTAAGAAAGAAGGGATGGATACAGTCAGGCAAAACAACGGGAGGGACAGGAGGTTGTGTCTCTGCATCCAGAGTCTAGAATGTTATTCAGAATCCACCCATGTCCTGATGCAATctcagaggagaacagagaagagcagagaagcaatCTCTCCAATCAGCCTTGAAGGAATGAGACATTGAAAGGTACACACACCCACCTGAATTGTACtatcccctcccttcctcttcagAGAAAGAGATGTCGAAGAGAACAGCACATAGCGATGGGGACAGAAAGaaagtccagacagacaggtagtCTTGACCCTCTAGTCTACATCTTGATGCCCTCTTGCTGGCTGAGCTGGGACAGGGACTTCTTGATGCGCAGCGCGGTGAGGCGGGCCGCCCCGTTGGAGTACCAACACTCCCTCATGATCTTAGCCATCACTCGCAGCACCtagggaggggacagaggcaGGGGAGACAGTGGGTCAATATCACAAACAGCAATAACACACCCACATTTTGTTTTGCAAGTTGTTGAGCACGGAGATAGTAGCTGCCCCCACCAATCGTTGAGTATACACCATGTCTGTAGCAATGTCACAATTAGAGTTACAAAGCTACTGGTAATTTACCAGAATCTTCAGTatttttggtaattaacagaagTTCTATGGCAATCTATCATAATTTGGTAatttgtcatttaaaaaaaaactatgttTTATTCATATTTGGTGTTCATTTTTTATATCTGTGTCCACATTGACTATGAatttctagtagatagaccatatggttccagagaaaatagcctaattaatgaaaaaaaaacattcattaTAAATGGGATTATTTTCAATTACCTCTGAAACTTGTCCAACTATTTTCATGACTGCCACCAGTTTGAAACCAAAACATTGACAAATACATATTGACAACGTAAAATTAACAAGTGTCTAAAAATATTAAGCATATTTCATGCGGAATCTATCATATTAAACATAAATGGTATTCACTAAATGTATAGTTTTACAGCTTTTTCATTTTAATCATCTTGTTTAATTATTTCATAGATTTTACCTGTGATAAAgccacagagggacagagataattACCTGTGATAATCTAAAGTACAACAAACAACCACTTGTCTTGTGATAGATTTCATAAAATCCTTGGAAGATACCAAAATGCTGGTAATTTATTGGCAAACTTCTGAATGTATacccagtaatataccctccctttgcaaccaaAGTCAATGTCATTCTTTGAAGTAGAATCACTGTTGTTGTGCAAGAACTCATGAGCGTGAGAGAGATAAACAGTGACAGAGACTCAGAGGCATGGTGTTGAACCTGCAGCAGAAGTCTGAACTAAGACTTCAACCCATAGTCCGCACGTCTCAGCAATGACAACGTTACCCTGTAAGCAATGGAGACACAATGGAGCTCTGACGTGAAGAGGCTGGTCAGACTTACAACATCCAGGCCACAGCCACAAGCCTGAATACCAATCCACAGCATCCCTATTTATCAATCCCCCGATCGCCGCCAAAGGTCTTGGCGGTCCTGTTGATGTGTCAGTGATTCTACGGTGTTGAATGCAGGGCTGTAATCAGCAGTATCCCCGGACACTGaacacctactgtgaagcatgagcCGAGGCAGCGGATCGGACAGTGACGACGGTGCAGGACGAATTGGCCAATAGACTTTGTGCAAAAAATAACAGACAGGGCATTGAAATAACGATTTGGATAAATCAAAGATATTCTCAGTAGCTAATAGACAGAGTTGATGCCTGAAAAGTTTATAACAAAACTTTGGTATGGCTCTACTATTGCCAACCTGTTACCTGCCCAACCTGCTCGCTCTCGGGAAAAGGCCAAATAAGCACCTAAGTAGGCCTAAGCAATAgcccaaaatacatttaaaccatAAACGCATCATTTTCCATGGAAATTTCAACACATCATAAACAACGTTATTCCTATCAACCAATAAATATTCCTTGAAGACTCGCACATCATGCAAATTATTCTGCAATGGCACGTCAACAGGGATACAGTGCAGTGTTTCAAACAAACACATCTTTAAATTAAATAAACACTATAATTATTCTTCAATCAAGACTTTGATTGTTCTTCTAATAACATATTTCACTTTGCTAGAGCATGTACTATTAAATGGGCAGCTttaaacacagtagaaacattggctgtgtgcttagggtcgttgtcctgttggaaggtgaaccgtcaccccagtttgaggtcctgagcactctggagcaggttttcatcaaggatatttctgtactttgcttccttcatctttgcctcaatcctgactagtctccctgccgctgaaaaacatccccagagcatgatgctaggcattcaggccaaagagttcaatcttggtttcaacagaccagagaatcttgtttatcatggtctgtgagtctttcagtgccttttggcaaagcgggctgtcgtgtgccttttactgaggagtggcgtccgtctggccacttccataaaggcctgattggtggagtgctgcagagatggttatccttctgcaaggttctcccatctaaaCAGAAGAActgcagagctctgtcagagtgtgacagtcaggttcttggtcacctccctgaccaaggcccttctcccccgcttgctcagtttagctgggaggccagctctaggaagagtcttggtggttccaaacttcttccctttaagaatgatgggagtgttctttgggaccttcaatgcggcaGAATATTTTTGGttccctttcccagatctgtgtctcgacacaatcctgtctcagagctctacagagaattccttcgatctcatggcttggtttttgctctgacatgcactgtcaactgtgggactttatatagacaggtgtgtgcctttccaaatcatgtccaatcaattgaatttacaacaggtggaccccaatcaagttgtagaaacatcttaaggatgatcaatggaaacaggatgcaccggagatcaatttcgagtctcatagcaaagggtctgaatacttaagttatctgttttttatttttaatacatttgcaaatgtcaaaaaaatctgttttggctttgtcattatgggatattgtgtgtagattgctgaggaaaaatatttatttatcaacttcataataaggctttaacgtaacaaaatgtggaagaagtcaaagggtctgaatactttccgaagccaCCGTTTATGAACGGGAGTCGGCATTTAGCATTCAACTTCTTCTAAACTTGAAAAAGGACTACTTCTAAATGTTATGTAGCAAAAACAGCCAAATATCAAAATCTAACACTggtaaccacattgtgggcctgttacaatacatcaatGGTGATGGATGACCAATAtacagttgtgtaaagtacttaattaaaatactttaaagtaccacttaagtcgttttttggggtatctgtactttactatttataaattattgacaacttttacttttcactacattcctaatgaaaataatgtactggtccattcacacacttatcaagagaacatgtggtcatccctactgcctctgacctggcgactcactaaacacacaagatttgtttgtaaatgatggcTGAGTGTtcgagtgtgcccctggctatccgtacattaTAAAAaccaagaaaatggtgccgtctagtttgcttaatataaggaatttgaaattatttatacttttacttttgacacttaaatatattttagcaattacatttacttttgatatttaagtatattttactcaagtagtattttactgggtgactttcacttgagtcattttctattcatCTTTATTttgtactcaagtatgaaaatcgGACACTTTGTCCACCACTACCAATGTCCCatttgttagatcagatttgttgaatgtgcacCAATCCGGCGTCTTTCTATCCCCACGGTCTCTGTTCCATTGACGTCTTTACCGCATCTTATAATAAACATAGTTCCTGAACCAACATTGCGTTTCATTGTCGAGATGTCACGGACATGTGCTCCGCCTCAGAACCAGCGGTCTGTGTGAATGCTTTGCTTATTAGAGGAGACCGCTAAACAACATGACCCTGGCTGGAACAGACCTGTCTAGACATCCAGAACTCATTCTCTTAACTAAAGGCTGCTGCtacgtgtatgtatgtatgccgGCGGCTCACACCCACGCAGCCGAGCTGTGGAAATGTTTATGACTTTTAACATTGGCAacattagagacagagagagaaagctcaGCACTGCTGAACGAACACCAGTCCATCTCCAGATTTAAAGTgacgagcagcataggcaagggcAGAGAGATGGTCTCCTATTCATCTCTTTGAATGTGTCCCTGATGTGCTCTTCGTGTCAATTTAGCATATCAGCTTTGAGTGATTTAAAACCGCTCATTTCTGCCTTGTTTCTCCAACTGCAGACAGAGTGAACAGAACAGACTGATGGGCCAGTTAGACTGATGGACTATAGACTGATGGGCCATTTAATATTCACAAGCTTGGCCATCAATCCAGTGGTTTGCTTTACAGCTGACCTGGAATGCTGATGCTCTGGCAGCAGCCATTGTAACCTTGCAGGGGATGATGATTTGATTAGGAAGCTTTATTACTGCAAATTGGATGTAATCTAATTGTCTGTTCTCCAGCAATACAAAGTGCATCAataaagacagaggagagggagagtggatcTAGTGATGATGAAGTGGGAAGGCTGTTTGCAGGAGACCGAAAGGAGAGTAGAGACAAAACaatggagaaagatagagagagggggagaaagcaagagatggagacagagcagAGGTAGACAGACCAACCGAGAAACAGAGAGTGGGAGCGAGAAACAAAATGGATTATATTCCTAAGGGCAGTGCCTAAAGGTAAGAAGTGCATGGTGTAATACCTCGCAGCTCTGCCACCTGTTGGGGATGTTGGCCCGTAGTTTCTGGTCACACAccaccctcctcatctcctccactgAGGGGTCTGGTTGGACCAGGTCATAGTAGGGCAGCTGGTAGTCCTCGTGGATACCTGGGGGGGCAACAGACACAGGATTGGCTTAGACAAAGGCTTACACAGAATAAAGGCCAATGCCAATCTAAGAACACAAGCCAATGGAAATCTACGATACAATTCTGACAGAAAATGTTGAAAATATCAGAGAATGACAAATGTGATGACACCAAGCCTTAAAGGGACAGGTGAGAGAAGAGTCAGAGTCCCACAGATCCAAAGCCTTGTGTCAGTGGCTGGCTGCTATGTGTAATGGACTTGATGCTTCAGAATTAGCCAAGGTCCTTGGGGCCAAAACAACTCGGAGCTAAAAGGAGCATAGTGTTAACTCACCTCCTATTGAGCATCTCCGTGCGATCTCCCAAAACACCAGGCCCATGGCGTAGATATCTGCCCGCTTGAATGACTCAAAATGCTTCATGTTTATGGAGTCATCCAGGACTTCAGGGGCCATGTACCTGAGGAGACATTCACCAGACAGTTCCCTTTAGCCTCTCAGACAGAGTGACAACATGATCTCATTATTCTCAGAGTATCTTGAGTGACCCTGTACACTCTCAAGTCTATTGTCCAATCCTTCACTACATGATGATCTGATCGAGGCGAGCCTTGCAGTGTTGTCAGTAGAgtgggagagcaggagagggaacgcgggcgagagagagcgagaaatagCGCGAGAGAAATAGAGCGTGCGAGCAAgaccgagcgagagagaggggctgtAGTAGGTTAGAGTTCACGGTCCATCACAGTGTACATGAAAGGACAGGAAGGGCAGAGGTTGTGGCAAGAATACAAAGCCAGGCGACACATTAGCACACTGTCACTGACTGCAGCGCCGCCTGGTGGGGGGAACATGTCGTTGGAGGCCCCAGGGGACAGTGGTGGTGAGATGGGGGGGAagggacggtgtgtgtgtgtgtgtgtatgtgggggttcTTCTGTCCgtgtggggacctaaaatcctcaaaacaaggaacatttccatgtccccatgaggacaaaggctattttaagcttagaggttaggtttaggttatgggttgttagggttagttttggggttagggaaaataggattttgaacaGAAATTTAATTTTAGGTCTCCACAAGGACAGAAGAACATAATGTGTGTTTGCACACGtcagtgtgagtgtgcatgtgtgtatgtgtgtgtgtgagcttgtgtgtgtgttgaagtggGGTTGACAGCACACACAGAAAGACCGCATCAGTGAAGCGGATTAGCTGCTGCCTGCTGGTGACCACTGTGACCAGCCAAGCCCCCCAGCACTGCTCGACATGCCCCGCGCTGCAACACTTCAGCTTCAACCTTCCTCCCTCACACGACACATCTTCCTTTCACACTTCCCCTCACACCCCCTTCTTCCATCCCTCTGTATAGTATTAGCCTGACACATTGTTGTACACGTAACCATTTTCACATCCTCATCTACTCTTTTACACATCCTTGTCCATTCCTTATATCATTGTGGGAACGACACTGGACACTGTCCTCTTAATTAtgatacctacagttgaagtcggaagtttacatgcaccttatccaaatacatttaaactcagtttttcacaattcctgacatttaatcccagtaacaattccctgttttcggtcagttaggatcaccactttattttaagaatgtgaaatgtcagaataatagtagagggaattaattatttcagcttttatttatttcatcacattcccagtgggtcagaagtttacatacactcaattagtatttggtagcattgcctttaaattgtttcacttgtgTCAAACATttcaagtagccttccacaagcatcccacaataagttgcgtgaattttggcccattcctcctgacagagctggtgtaactgagtcagatttgtaggcctccttgcttgcacaagctttttcagttctgccatcaaattttctatgggattgaggtcagggctttgtgatggccactccaataccttgactttgttgtccttaagccattttgccacaactttggaagtatgcttggggtcattgtccatttggaagacccatttgcgaccaagctttaacttcctgattgatgtatTGAGATattgattcaatatatccacataattttcatccctcatgatgccatctattttgtgaagtgcaccagtccctcctgcagaaaagaacccccaaaacatgatgctgccacccccgtgcttaacgtttgggatggtgttcttcggcttgcaatcctccccatTTTTCatcctaacataacgatggtcattatagccaaacagttctatttttgtttcatcagaccagaggacatttccccaaaaagtacaatctttgcccccatgtgcagtagcaaaccgtagtctggctttttttagggcggtttgaagcagtggcttcttgcttgctgagcggcctttcaggttatgtcgatattagactcgttttactgtggatatagatacttttctacccgtttcctccagcatcttcacaagatcctttgctgttgttctgggattgatttgcacttttcgcaccaaagtacattaatttctaggagaccgaacgcatctccttcctgagcggtatgagggCTGCTTGGTccgatggtgtttatacttgcatactattttttgtacagatgaacttggtaccttcaggcatttggacatttctcccaaggatgaaacagacttgtggaggtctacaatttgttttctgaggtcttggatgatttcttttgattttcccatgatgtcacacaaagaggcactgggtttgaaggtaggccttgaaatacatccacaggtacacctccaattgactcaaattatgtcaattagcctatcagaagcttctaaagccatgacataattttctggaattttccaagctgtttaaaaggcacagtcaacttagtgtatacaAATGtatgactcactggaattgtgatacagtgaattataagtgaaataaactgtcttaacaattgttgaaaaaatgacttgtgtcatgcacaacgtagatgtcttgccaaaactatagtttgttaacaatacatttgtggagtggttgaaaaactagttttaatgactccaacctaagtgtatgtaaacttccgacttaaactgtaaaCAATGAACATTAGTGATAAATGGCGATACTAACGCAAATAAAAGTAATGCAGGCGATACCTTAAAGCGgtaatcagcagtagaaacaataacaaaggggCCGTCTCACCCCTGGTTCAGGAAACAGCTGAggtatggggctggagaaattgaatcactctcaaattcatagaccgagctatggatgcaagaatTCACCattcatgatatcaaaatgatcgttttaaccatgttttacaCTGTTACCCGAGAAGTGTAATGGATCAATCGGATCAGATAGCGATCCTTTGCCAACCCGCTCCTTCCACTGAGCGGATTAATATTTCAGAGATAACGCTGTATCCACTCAGCAGTCTCTCTCGTCATCACTCCTCCGCTCTCTCTATCACTCACAGGCATCCAATGTCAACAGGCCCAATGACTCAGATGTCATTTTCCCTGAGCCTCAGCCCAAGACAGACTCAACACTGACAGCACTCCAATGAGGGCATACACAGCCGTGTGGATTAAGGGACCCGAGCAAAATAATGCAACCTAATTGAGTTCTACCTAATCTTAAGTAGTTGTCGCATTACGTGaggtttctctctctttatttgtctgtgtgtgtgtccatttctGTGTTTTCAGTGTATGTGCGTTTCTCCCTCTGTGTGTATCGCAGACACTTGTTTCTCTGGCCATGCAGGCAGTCACCTCTTGGTTCCAACTCTGTGATTGGGGGCGATGTCGATGGTGTCAGTGGCAGAGTCATGCCGGACAGCCAATCCCAGGTCAGCGATGCAGCAAGTACCATTCTTCTTCACCAGGATGTTCTTAGACTTCAGGTCGCGGTGGGCGATGGCAGGTTTACCTGTGGGGAGGAGAACAGGGGGAAGTGGGTAaatggagagagagcgcgagagcgagcgggggagagagagaagaggaaaaggaagagagatgcagagaaaggaatATCTGAGTGCAGAGTAAAACCACTACATTTCATAACTATGTACATGTTATGTGGATACATATGCTATACGAAGTACATTAAGAGCCACACTTTGATTGGTCCTCCTCACCTTGCGTGCCAACAATCTCCATGTGCAGGTGAGCCAGGCCGCTGGAGGTGGACAGGGACAGCTTGATCATGCCCTCCACTGTCACTGTGTACCTGTTCAGGTAGTCAAAAAGGGAGCCGTGCTCATGGTAATCTGATACCAGCCATAATTGGGTCCACGTGCCGTTatctgagaggaaaggagagagagaacagtgagagagagaacagtgagtgagagagagaagttaggTGAGCTACACTTTACACAATGCCTGCATTTACAACAGATCATCAGAAAAACTCAATGAAACGCTAGTATCCTGACTATACTATCTTGGTCCCAAATACACAGTTCCAACTTCTTGTCAAATTAAGAGCATCATTGGTCATAGAAAATAGGATCAATACagtcatgttcagtagggcacactaTCAAAACATTTTCATACAGAAAATGAAAATCTGGGCTCTTATTGGACAAGTACCTCCCTGTTTCAAAAATGTTTCTCCCTACTGAACACTACCCTGTTCCAATATTCCCTCGGACCTTTGTTGTCAGCGGCAATGAAGCCCAGGATGTTTTCGTGGCGAAGCATGACTGTCTGGTAGATCTCGGCCTCACGGAACCACGAGCGCTCCTCCCGGGATGAGAAGATCTTAACGGCCACCTCCTCTCCTCGCCAGCGGCCCCGCCACACCTCCCCGAACCTTCCCTTTCCGATGCTCTCCTGCAGGATGATGGTCCTGGCTATGGTCCTCTGCACCAATAGGGGCAGacctgtggaggggggggggggggggggggtgggttgtATGGAGAGGGAGCCCAGTTATTAGGAGGCCAGGGTTTTAGGAGAAGTTTGAAAGCAGTTCTATACAGCAAGGTGAGAGGAACTTGCAACTGTGATGGTGGTTGTGTGGAAGAGACACTGAAGACACGGATTAAAAGCAGGCCATTGGATACAAAAATTGAATGACTCTTTCTGTCGACAAATCCAATGTGTGCACAAGGCCAGAAGAACACTGAAGGAGACAGAGGTACAGTAGGAAGACTTCAACAGTCAGACCTGTAGCTACTCTCTGTTTCGAAGACGTCAAACAAAATATCTTCGGAAAATAGAACAAATTAGTCACTGTCTGAAGAGTGTCTGTACCTTGGaggtcctctgtctgtctggtttcaCCTGGTGTAGACCGTACATGTATATAAAACAGTCtagagccctcaaactcaactctgctTTGAAGCCAGAGTTGGTTTCCCCCCCCCCTAGTACTACACGGATTAtttaaataaccaactcatcatcaaactTTGATTATCTGAATCAACAGTGTATTGCtaaggcaaaaaaacaaaaaggtgcctgttaacctgttggatctctaggggcgctatttcatttttggataaaaaacgttcccgttttaagcgcgatattttgtcacgaaaagatgctcgactatgcatattcttgacagtttttgaaagaaaacactctgaagttacagacaatatctttgcagattctgaaagtgccccagaactcattctacaggcgaaaccaagatgatgcgtcaagcaggaaatgagcagaatctctgaagctctgttttccattgtctccttatatggctgtgattgcgcaaggaatgagcctacactttctgtcgtttccccaaggtgttagcagcattgtgacgtatttgtaggcatatcattggaagattgaccataagagactacattttccaagtgtccgcctggtgtcctgcgtggaattccgtgcgcaaacgccagctgcttgtacttttccatttgattgaggggagaaaccatgcttccacgaacgatatatcattgaagagatatgtgaaaaacaccttgaggattgattctaaacaacgtttgccatgttttcagtcgatattatggagttaatttggaaaaaagtttgcgttttgaggactgaattttcgtttttttttggtagccaaatgtgatgtagaaaacggagctatttcgaattcacaaagaatcttttttggaaaaactgagcatctgctatctaactgagagtctcctcattgaaaacatccgaagttcttcaaaggtaaatgattttatttgaaggcttttatgtttttgttgaaatcttgcgtgctggatgctaacgctaatgctaacgctaaatgctacgctagctagccacttttacacaaatgattgttttcctatggttgagaagcatattttgaaaatctgagatgacagtgttgtttacaaaaggctaagcttgagagatggcatatttatttaatttcatttgcgattttcatgaatagttaacgttgcgttatggtaatgagcttaggtctgtaaatagaatcccggatccgggtttggtcgacgcaacaggttaagggAATGTTTGTCactgatgactaattatgtatacatttcaatcaggactgactaatcagaatactattatgttactgtatatgtatgaattttctttttaatcctagtactgaatataatgtgtgtaaatataatcaagaattagaacaatgactgtctgttccttggtagaaatgaatgaactatatcgccagactggctagaatgcttatctacactggctgaccttggctctaggcgaggtgggaaggcttgagaactatagagcctttctaccagtgtcaagaagagacggaacatttagaaaacgctgacatcattttcagtttataacctgtggtaaaatgtgtaaggagcagtactctcgtgaataaaatctgctgtttgactttaagactgggctctgtccatttttataaaataagggtcatacaaatccttatgaattgacagagtgtttcattttaattgggtattgaaacagaggaatttaattcctgcaacaattggtccttcgagccggatctAAATATCCGTCCCTGCCATCTGGAGGTCGTACGCCGAATAGATCGTGCA
This window encodes:
- the LOC139386635 gene encoding TGF-beta receptor type-1-like, translating into MTMDTIRCYFIFLVTFLGAGIHISIALQCDCQWCSNSTCYTDGLCFVSFVKSGSKMVAQGSRCLLEADLIPKDRPFFCAPSKKENTGVVPVCCNRDMCNKDLNPEDYSETFPTARTPPMSPVTLAAVIAGPVCMLCFVLLLVFYVCHSRSIIHHRVPNEEDPAMDHPFLADGHTLKNLIYDMTTSGSGSGLPLLVQRTIARTIILQESIGKGRFGEVWRGRWRGEEVAVKIFSSREERSWFREAEIYQTVMLRHENILGFIAADNKDNGTWTQLWLVSDYHEHGSLFDYLNRYTVTVEGMIKLSLSTSSGLAHLHMEIVGTQGKPAIAHRDLKSKNILVKKNGTCCIADLGLAVRHDSATDTIDIAPNHRVGTKRYMAPEVLDDSINMKHFESFKRADIYAMGLVFWEIARRCSIGGIHEDYQLPYYDLVQPDPSVEEMRRVVCDQKLRANIPNRWQSCEVLRVMAKIMRECWYSNGAARLTALRIKKSLSQLSQQEGIKM